The Anastrepha ludens isolate Willacy chromosome 2, idAnaLude1.1, whole genome shotgun sequence genome contains a region encoding:
- the LOC128855184 gene encoding sodium/calcium exchanger 3-like, with amino-acid sequence MGSTFVSRKRSRDRTLIAIFCLLLVCTTTLRLVQGAETPNNGATNDLLAVDNKPDDKVTRNTDEVALNSDVSAVAEAGGVGSGGRNTLNDIQNDDGGSEDDDVGSVNGSEVTSIEGDNVTALPQHSGSSLQCKDGLLLKVWMPIDNVSTGDRVARGLVYFLAMTYLFIGVSIVSDRFMAAIEVITSKEKEVVIKKKGGETQVVVVRVWNETVANLTLMALGSSAPEILLSVIEMFQKGFEAGDLGPGTIVGSAAYNLFVIIAICIAVIPNGQVRKIKHLRVFIVTAAWSLFAYVWLYLILAQISPGRVEVWEGLLTFIFFPTTVLTAYIADRRLLIYKYLDKNYRMNKRGVIVSAEGDAALEMNRHESIKELAENEEMREFEDARREYISTLKELRKKYPQSDLEQLEMMAQEQLINRGPKSRAFYRIQATRKMMGSGNIMRKVQERALTDLNEVKAQLQRVEVESEEDDTTVRICFAPGHYTVMESCGEFELRVERRGDLSGYTTVEYQTEDGSAEAGSDYIGKKGVLTFPPGVDEQRFKIEVIDDDVFEQDEHFYVRLINPSDPAILAVPKVATVMILDDDHAGIFAFNQKTYEFAESIGTFDLKVQRYSGARGKVIIPFWTEDGTGKAGKDYEPMQGELVFENNETE; translated from the coding sequence ATGGGCTCCACATTTGTTAGTAGAAAACGGAGTCGCGATCGTACGCTGATCGCGATCTTCTGTCTGCTCTTGGTGTGCACAACAACGCTCAGACTTGTACAAGGCGCAGAGACGCCCAACAACGGTGCCACAAATGATTTGCTGGCCGTTGACAACAAACCAGATGATAAAGTGACTCGTAATACGGACGAAGTGGCGCTAAACTCGGACGTGAGTGCTGTTGCTGAAGCCGGCGGTGTCGGTAGTGGtggcagaaatactctgaatGATATTCAAAATGATGATGGCGGTAGCGAAGATGATGATGTTGGTAGTGTTAATGGGTCGGAGGTTACTTCAATAGAAGGTGATAATGTCACCGCCTTGCCACAGCACAGTGGTAGCTCATTGCAATGCAAAGATGGTTTGTTGCTTAAAGTTTGGATGCCAATTGACAATGTGAGTACCGGTGATCGCGTTGCGCGGGGCCTTGTGTACTTCTTAGCGATGACGTATTTGTTCATTGGCGTTTCAATTGTATCAGATCGTTTTATGGCGGCGATTGAAGTGATCACGTCCAAGGAGAAAGAGGTGGTTATCAAGAAAAAGGGCGGCGAGACACAGGTGGTCGTGGTGCGGGTCTGGAACGAGACTGTTGCTAATTTGACGCTAATGGCGTTGGGTTCCAGTGCGCCAGAGATACTTCTGTCCGTTATCGAAATGTTTCAAAAGGGGTTTGAGGCGGGCGATTTAGGTCCGGGCACAATAGTTGGATCAGCCGCTTATAATCTATTTGTTATTATCGCCATTTGTATTGCGGTTATACCGAATGGACAAGtgcgcaaaattaaacatttgcGGGTATTCATTGTAACAGCCGCTTGGTCGTTGTTCGCCTACGTTTGGTTATATTTGATATTGGCGCAAATTTCGCCAGGTCGCGTTGAAGTATGGGAGGGTCTATTGACATTCATATTCTTCCCCACTACCGTGCTAACAGCTTATATAGCCGACAGACGTTTGTTGATTTATAAATATCTTGACAAGAATTATCGCATGAATAAGCGGGGCGTTATTGTGAGCGCCGAGGGCGATGCCGCACTCGAGATGAATCGGCACGAAAGCATCAAGGAACTAGCAGAGAACGAAGAAATGAGGGAGTTCGAGGACGCACGACGTGAATACATTTCAACGCTGAAGGAACTGCGTAAGAAGTACCCACAAAGCGATCTGGAGCAATTAGAAATGATGGCTCAGGAGCAATTGATCAATCGGGGCCCCAAATCGCGCGCTTTCTACCGCATACAAGCCACACGTAAGATGATGGGCAGCGGCAATATAATGCGCAAAGTGCAGGAGCGTGCTCTTACCGATCTAAACGAGGTGAAAGCACAGCTGCAGCGCGTCGAAGTGGAGAGCGAAGAAGATGATACCACGGTACGCATCTGCTTCGCGCCCGGCCACTACACTGTCATGGAGAGTTGTGGTGAATTTGAGTTACGCGTCGAGCGCCGTGGTGATCTCTCCGGTTATACAACGGTTGAATATCAAACGGAAGACGGTTCCGCCGAAGCGGGTAGTGATTATATTGGTAAGAAAGGTGTTCTCACCTTTCCGCCGGGTGTTGATGAACAACGTTTTAAAATCGAAGTAATCGACGATGACGTGTTCGAACAAGATGAACATTTTTACGTGCGTTTAATTAATCCATCGGATCCGGCAATATTGGCAGTACCAAAAGTGGCCACTGTCATGATACTCGATGACGATCACGCGggcatttttgcctttaatcAGAAGACGTATGAATTCGCGGAATCTATTGGCACATTCGACTTGAAGGTGCAGCGTTATTCGGGTGCGCGAGGCAAAGTAATAATACCATTTTGGACGGAAGATGGAACTGGCAAGGCAGGCAAGGATTACGAACCAATGCAGGGAGAGCTAGTGTTCGAAAATAACGAAACTGAGTGA